Sequence from the Calidithermus timidus DSM 17022 genome:
GGCGACAGTCGGCTCAACCGCTACCAGCTCGCGACCACCCTGGGCCGGGTGCTCGACAGCCTGGGTGCGCGGGAGGAAGGCCCTGCGGCATTCAAGGACGTCAAGGCCGACCACTGGGCCGCACCATACCTAGGGCGAGTGGTGACGGCCGGGCTCGTCCAGGGCTTCCCCGGGGGCGAGTTCCGGGGCACGGAGGAGCTCAGCCGCTACCAACTGGCCCAGGTCCTTGCACGGCTCCTCCCGCGCCTGGGGGTGGAGGTCAAGCCCCGCCTCCCCGTCGACGTATCTCCTAGCCACTGGGCGGCAACGGCCGTGGCGCAGGTGGTCGGGCTGGGCTGGATGCGGCTGGACTTCGAGGATCGCTTCCAGGGGGGAGCGGCGGTCACACGCTACCAACTGGCCTACGCCCTGGCCGGCCTCAACCGGTCGCTGCCCCTCACCGCGCCAGCCCCCGCCGACGCATCGGTGCAGCAGCCCTTTACACTGCGCCCGCTCGAGCAACCCACCCCATGGCTCTACCTCGGCGGCGGCCCCCTCGAGGCCGAAGCCCTGAGCGCAGACAACCAGTACCTGCTGCTGAAGGGCGATCGCCTGGAGCCGACGTCTGCCGTGCCCCTGGCCAAGCGGCTCTCCGCCATTCACAAGGGCTGGGGCCTCACGCCCGACCTCAATGAGGTGTTGCGCCTGGGCAAAGACGGCCCGCGGGCTTACGGGGTGATCGGCCAGCCAGGCGGGGTACTGCCGAAGGTGTTCGGACACGGCAACGGGAGTTCGGGCGGTGTGGTGGCGCTGGATCCGAGCAGCAACTACCTGGCCGTGATGAACTCCACTCCCCTCTGCCTCCCAAACTGCGCGAGCGCACGGACCTCGAGGGCGCTGCGCCTGGTGTTGCTGCTGACCAACCCCGTTGGCCTGTATGCCGAGTACGCCTATGTGCTGGACGCTCCAGGCAACCGCCTCGTCGGCCTGGCCTGGCCGAAACCCGGGACGCTACTGGCGAGTGAGCAGGGTGGGGGGAAGACCCGGATCTACCGCCTCGAGTTCGGCGGGGCTACCGACCTG
This genomic interval carries:
- a CDS encoding S-layer homology domain-containing protein, with product MQKLLFSLLIPLALSAKALPPDVPPDHWAAAAVDTVLKTRWMQGFPDGSFQGDSRLNRYQLATTLGRVLDSLGAREEGPAAFKDVKADHWAAPYLGRVVTAGLVQGFPGGEFRGTEELSRYQLAQVLARLLPRLGVEVKPRLPVDVSPSHWAATAVAQVVGLGWMRLDFEDRFQGGAAVTRYQLAYALAGLNRSLPLTAPAPADASVQQPFTLRPLEQPTPWLYLGGGPLEAEALSADNQYLLLKGDRLEPTSAVPLAKRLSAIHKGWGLTPDLNEVLRLGKDGPRAYGVIGQPGGVLPKVFGHGNGSSGGVVALDPSSNYLAVMNSTPLCLPNCASARTSRALRLVLLLTNPVGLYAEYAYVLDAPGNRLVGLAWPKPGTLLASEQGGGKTRIYRLEFGGATDLAFSPFDEPQGALEAVPGTGVRPVAKERMLELEGEYQGLAYLGERFYLLREGRVFEVVPGQAPGH